A stretch of DNA from Topomyia yanbarensis strain Yona2022 unplaced genomic scaffold, ASM3024719v1 HiC_scaffold_497, whole genome shotgun sequence:
taacatttttacaccagtttgagcgacttagtgggatgCAAAATTTCTattgtagcatatagcgaaatattactttccttaatttgaagtaaatttgatttgtttttcattttcattgttttgcGAACGAattcagcaatatttggtgaactcatcttcgccaccttgacacgaagggttagtcgggcaaaataaatttgaatcagAGTAATAGTAAACTTAGACTTGTTAAATATTTTACTAAGTatcaatttattaaaaaaaagttgaaattttgcttCTTCCCATTAAGCCCGGAGAGATCGATGTAAAAACCGGAGGCCCGAAGATTGCTCCCAAAAACTGAAGTCCCGGGATCAAACCCGGAGCGGTGGCAACTCTAGAGAAATCACATGCAAAGCTTATGATAGCTTTCGATGTGCCAATTTACATTCATGAAGTATCTCTAGTTTCCACAATCATGGAAAACAAGAATAATCAGAATAGAGCAATCTTTCGGTAATTGGTCGTTCTTTAAATGGGCTAGTTTTAAACTGGGCATTCGGTAACTGGGCTGCAATTCATACCAGCGGTgatgccagatgtgaagacatgtcttcaacacactgtcaatTAAAACAGTGATTGGATGCacaaatcatatgcaaaatatgagaTGTTTCCGATAGTTTTAGTTCACCCACAcgaggtttcaagtttctatagtaatatatatatggaaactctGAAATAAAAACTTTTCACTGGAgaatcggatcaatttgcaataatgatccttacaccttaagctatatatctgcagaaAACGGGATGGCATTTTTTACtaaatttattgtttcttttgCCTATTTcacatatattttcacatacaaacttgaaaactcttgtgagtgaactagttttcggaaaaagctcatatttgacaaatggtaTGTGAAACCAATCACCTTTGATTCAACAGTGATCCGAAAAAAGGATCTAAAGGACGTGTACATGTTTTCTGTCAATTTTAAGAAAACATTAGAAatttcgaatgtttggttttaGATCTACCGAGTACATAGGATAACAGTAGGTGTTATTTATTACTTGTATAATGACTACAGGGCGTGGTATAGCGTAGATGTTAAATCTATTACCCGggggtaatcgatttaccatcaACGCTCTGCTAGAAAGGCAAATAGCTCTAATGTCCTGTAatcaaaactaaaaaaaaaaccggTATTGCAATATACCGAATTATTTTGAGAATAAAGTAAAATTCTGGAGAAAAAACATATTTCATTGTTCTGCttaaaaatcggaaaaaaatatattttaactaATTTATAGTTCTATCTTGTACTATTTTGGTCGCAAAACGTCATAATGGCGAAAACTCATTATGTATATAATCGATTCAGGTCCAATTGAATGATCTACATCTATTTGTCTCATTCCTGATTCCGTCGAAAACGAGCAAACTTGTTTTATGTCGTAACGAGTACCTAAGTATTAAGCGTGCATTACGTACATTACCCACTGTACACCACTAATTCTAGATCATAAAAAAGGAACATATTATCCGAGGATAGACATCTTACCACGAAATCGTTCCACTAGATCACCCAGATTCCATTTCAGCAGATTATTTTGAACAAAGCTATCCATATTTTACGTTTCACTTGCAAAATGCACTGTGCACTTCTCCCTCACGGAAACATTTACGTTTGACGTTTCACATCACTTTCGACGGAATGAAAACCACTGTGAAGCTGGGTAGTATTTGCTTGCTTTTCAGATGCCGGTTTATCGCACTCACTCTCTCTCGCTCTTTTTATGGCTAGTTTATTGAGTTACTGAGTGTTCCACGATAGAAGCGCCACTCATGATGGTTTAAGTAAGGTGCAGAATTGCCAGATTATTTTGTTACAAGGCCGGTGTCgtatatttctcgacaaacatatgattacggcctaaaagccaactgtcaaaatccactttgaatggaaattccggacaaaccgttactagccgaacacagttcacaacagtttatgaaagagaaaactgttcTCTTTTGCTTACTATAAAGATCTGTGATTGgcgcgtaacggtttgtccggaatttccattcaaagtggattttgacagttggcttttaggccgtaatcatgtgtttgtcgagattttctCATTTTTCTGCATACAGggagaaaaaattgttgataattTTTTACAGTTCGGCTTAAAACCACCGTCGAACACAGTGTACAGCAGTTCACGAAAGAGAAACCGCTATGTTAGCCAGTAACAGTTTgttcggaatttcctttcaaagagaattttttgacagttggcttttaagccgtaattatatgtttgtcgagaaatgtgaACAAAGCAAATAAAGGCTACGCAGTTACCTGAGAtgctaaaaatttgtaaaataagtgaaaagtgttatagtgacaccgtaaaaatcgaaagagaaagtaaacagagtaactcattgcagatatgacgttttgaaaaaacgctcaagatttataAGAACACGTACCTGAAGTTGAGCGCCTTTTGTTTACATCGTTCTCCTTGAAACGGTCTGTCGAatacagagatgccagatttgcataAACACTCTTTCTATATCTCAGATATTTTCagatgttttatttagtttgcaGATATCCaaaatttttaagtttttgaaaataaaagcatTTGGTAACATTGGTATTAAATCACAGCTTAAATAACTTTATATGCATCCATCATAAATTCTTTCTACTTATCCTGAGCAAATCAAGTatattctcgacaaacatatgattacgacttaaaagccaactgtcaaaactaTCTTTGAAAGGAAAGTCCGGACAttccgttactggctaaacacagttcatagcagttattgaaagagaaaactttttttcttttgattacTACCAACATATGTGATTGACGAGTAACGGTTcatccggaatttcctttcatagagaattttgacagttggcttttaagccgtaatcatatgtttgtcaagTAATGTACTAATATTGTACATAATTATAGGTATTTCTTGATCAACATCTTCAATGTCAATTTTTCTTCCTGGAATGTCGTAATTATCAAacaataattaaaattttattagaagcatttgaaaaaatatctggcatctctggtcgAATAAATCAGGCGGGTAATCTTTGATCCTGCAGATCCTTCATCCTTATTTTATTATGACATTTTGTTCACAGCACTTGTaccagttttaaaattttacgtATCTTTAAGATGGATGAATATGTAAAATCGTTCCTCAAACTTTGGGAGCTGGAGGATTTGATAACCAGATTTGAAAGTAAGTGAATTCTTATAatctaaaacaaaaaataataattttcgattCTAGTTGAGGAAGTTAACGAGAAGGCGTTCAAATGTCTGTCGGACGATATTATTCGGGAACTAATACCTAAATTAGGTAAAAGagcaattttcaaaaaagcCTACCAAGAATATCGTGATGCACTGGTAAGCGATGTCCAGCCTGTTGTGAAACAGTCGACCGATACTGTTCAAAATGAAGCTTCGTCTGAATCTCCCGTAGAAGTTAAAACAGAAAGTGTGGTAATAATCTCAAGTCAGTTACTCATACAGAAAGTCTAAAGTCAATATGTTACTGTTTTAGGAGGAGGAAAAGGCTAAGGAAGAGGACATCTCCGTTGACATCAAAATCGAAGTTACCGATGACGACGAGCATGTAGTGGAGGTTCTACATCATAATTTTACGCCAAAACAGAATGACGACTCGTCGACTCTGAACGTACATTGCACCAAAAATCCACAGCCTAAAGTCATGATTGATCCTCTGGTTGATTTTTCCGAGCAAGATCTCAAAACAGCAGCCGATTTACGCGCACTTGTTAAGGTGTGTCTTCACGATCGCTTAAAGACGAGCACATTCCTAACGCCCACCAAGCGGAGCATACTAAGTGAAGAAATTGTAAAGTTTCTGTATGATAAACATAAAGGAGTTTTGAGCAACGAAATACTGCATGACTGGGCCCGAGCCGTGGAGGTGGTGTTCACTTCCGAAGTTACAGCATTCTACTTTAGGCAATCGGAAGATGGATCGCAGACTGCCGGCAAACTGATCGATTGCTACAGGAAAATTAGGCGGTTGCGCAGTGGACAAGCGAGTGGTTGAAAATAAAGTTGGTTAAATATTTGAAGGTGCGTTTTTGAATAGTTGGATTCCGAACAAGCAAGACtatgaaaatatcaaatttgaaaCTACGTCTTATCCCAGATATAAAACAGATTACGGTAAAAACTATTTACCGAGCATTGAAGACATGAAAACAAAATGTTAAGCCCAATATAAATGTCTGTCTTTTTAGATACGTCTAACAACAAAGTCCGGGTATATTCCAAAATTAAACTTCCTCAGAAATGGTTGATCCacttttcacaaacttagcctcaaataaATGATATGTCCAAAAAGATTGCTGCAGAATTTCGTGCGGATACGGAACAACAGTCTCATACGAAAATCCTATAAATGAgcttaaaaatttcaaagtgaGGTGTACGTGGCATTtcataaatcaaatttttattttttatgtccAAAATGTATGTTGTCATATaatctagactctagactcctTGACCTGATTTATAGTACTAAACCGACAGGCTATcgtatgattaataataaacaaCAGAGCGCGCTTCTGCTCAGATGCAAACGAAGTGATGATagtccttggtgatttcaaccaaccaggactcaTGTGGGAGTTCTTCTGGACGtggatacgcttaccctaacccgttaTCCTCGCCAACATATCCAGCCAACTGCTTACTTCTGGATGGGATGTCTTCACGGATTAAATCAAGTAAGCACGCTTTCCAACCATCAATctcgttttcttgaccttgtctTCGTCAATGAGAATGCTTTGTCTGAGGGCTCTATGAGTGAAGTTTCCAGTgtgatcgttcctttggataactattATCCCGCTTTATAAATATCCATCCATCATTAGTTCACCACAATATGAAAAAGTTTTAGCAATTAGTCTCTGGTAGTACAGTAGGACCGttactattttcattgttcgtgaaTGAAGCGGTCTTCGTTCTAATGTGTGGAGGGAAACAGATTTTCACCgatgacttgaaaatatttcttgtcGTAAGGAAAGAAGCAAATTTCCGTGAGGTGCAGTGTCTTATTGAtatattttacaattggtgtcaAAGAAACATGTTGATTCTTAGTGTTgcgaaatgttttgtcatcagttttcatcgtacaAGGGACATACTTAACTTCAACTATTACATtgctggaactcagctgcaatgCGTTGACCACTTAAAACATCTAGGCGTTATTCTTGATGAAAGGCTAGCGTACACTCATCACACCTCTCAGCAATCATTGACAAAGCAAACCGTCTACTGGGTTCATGTTGAAAATTTCCAGCGAATTTTGGGATCCTTTGTGTTTCAAAGCTTTATTTTGCTCACTGGTGCactcgcagttggaatttgcaaacattGTGTTATGTCTAAAGTGGGTAAAGGGTAAACATAAGTGCAATAATGAGGTGTTAGACGGGAGAATGTAGCACGCAGTCGAAAAAACAGGAGGGCGGGAACGCATCCCACCCACGATGGGCTGTCAGTCACAGGATGACGGCAGCACTGGAGCTGTCAAGGAAAAAACCGCATGGGTCATAAGTTTTCTTAGTTTTCTCGGACGGACGGCCCACCGAGATTCAGCCTAAAGGCACTGGTGAAACTCTATGTGAATCCGAGAGTGTGTTTTGGACAACCTGTCAGAGGTTGAAATCTCGAAACAATCCCGTTTAGTGCCCTTGGTTTTTCCGGAAAGCCAAACGAACAGTTGGAAAAGATCCATTCGGTGACACACAGCTTATGTTGAATGTCGTTGTTAGTGGAAATTGCAAAATATACTGGCATCATCGTGTGTGCCGTTTTACTCGTACCAGAACCGGTGCTAGGAGTGCGAGGGCGAGGAAGTGAAACACTAGCTAGGAAATCGAAGGTGTTGTGAGGATGTTCGAGGATAGTCAACCATGGCGAGCAGCAGAATCGTTTGGAAAGTGGCAGATGATTATATGTTCTGGCTGAACACCAGGACCTTTGTACCCAGAAAAGGAACGTGAGGAAGTCACGACGGTTGAGCGGTAAGTCTGCACAAATTTCACTCTTTCCTGATGCACTTTACTTCGCTTTTCGTTTGTGGGTTAGCTAGCCTTTCTTTTAAGATTACAACCGTCGGGTGCCCTTATCATGCAACGTGGAGTGAAAGGATTGAAGTTGTCCAGCCCCAATTtatacgtcaattgccttggaatgatctgTTGAACCTGCCATCACACAAGAACCGTTGCAGACTGTTAGGATTGCATACTTTGCACGAGCGTAGACACGCTTTACAGGCCATTTTCTTATCTAGGCTTAAGTTGGCTGAGTACGATGTACCCGATCTTCTTGGACAAACGAACCTGTACACCCGAACCTGAATTCTTCGCCCTACACATCGGAATGCGTAACACCAGCTTCGCTGCCAATAGTCTGATTTTAACGATGGTTCTTTGCTTCAACAAGCTTGTCGAGCACTTCGACATCCATACTTACTTACCTTagcgttcaggctagagccttatTGTCTCTTGCTgaatgcagaagccgtctccactccactcggtccattgctgcttgtcgctagcctcgcagtcttcgaaaggtccgcaggtcgtcctctacatggtcgatccaccgtgatcgctgtgcgccccgtcttcttgttcctatAGCGTCACTCTcgagaaccatcttcaccgggtcgtcgtccgacattcttacgacgcacagtggctggaggctggccaaaacctcaaaaatttatttttgaaatattgatattttatattttttctaaatttctcatatattgaatgatgtatattcaaaattttatgatcattggataagaacaagatttttaacatgagtttaaacgtagcaaagtccggactttttaatgattttcatttccgaaaccaccactgctctgaagacccgccactgtgcgtcgcaaacaaaagtcggacaaaacctcaaatgttacctaatttggctgaaaatcacaatttaagctaattttgaggtgctgagctcatttttgatgtcaaaagtcgtaaaatattaaatgcatttttccatacagtgtcattgaacctttcttataactatgatcccgttttcatgatagattttccgttactgttcaccaatgtcagcaatatcataaaaaatgaagaatactactttaaatccattgtataacatattggtttactgtagattgtctaactattttaaacaaaacaccatgcgcctccatatcagcaacaaagcttcaaaaccttcttaaaactttttgcgcacctaggcgcagtacgagaccatgatattcgaaaagtagaggtaatttcccatagaatgtatactatgtgaccgttccgaaatgattccgaaatttgttcagaatacattagtgaaaaaagtatttttgatctgaccacctcaaacatatttaaactaaaaagtcatagttccaagcaaatttaccaaatgtattttattcactaaccaagttttttcgttcctctacacaatgaaactagttgtgctaaaat
This window harbors:
- the LOC131695700 gene encoding uncharacterized protein LOC131695700 translates to MDEYVKSFLKLWELEDLITRFEIEEVNEKAFKCLSDDIIRELIPKLGKRAIFKKAYQEYRDALVSDVQPVVKQSTDTVQNEASSESPVEVKTESVEEEKAKEEDISVDIKIEVTDDDEHVVEVLHHNFTPKQNDDSSTLNVHCTKNPQPKVMIDPLVDFSEQDLKTAADLRALVKVCLHDRLKTSTFLTPTKRSILSEEIVKFLYDKHKGVLSNEILHDWARAVEVVFTSEVTAFYFRQSEDGSQTAGKLIDCYRKIRRLRSGQASG